The Desulfovibrionales bacterium genome window below encodes:
- a CDS encoding DUF370 domain-containing protein translates to MDSRLLNIGFGNSVVMDRIIAIVNPSSAPMKRLKEEAKGSKLLIDATQGRRTRSIIVTDSNHIILSAIQAETIAQRFTSDIYKEEEVKEK, encoded by the coding sequence ATGGATTCAAGATTGCTCAACATAGGTTTTGGCAATTCCGTGGTGATGGACAGGATAATTGCTATTGTCAACCCAAGTTCAGCGCCGATGAAGAGATTAAAGGAAGAGGCCAAAGGAAGTAAGCTGCTGATTGATGCTACCCAGGGTAGGAGGACGCGTTCTATTATCGTTACGGACAGCAACCATATTATCCTCTCCGCAATCCAGGCCGAGACTATTGCCCAGCGTTTTACGAGTGATATTTACAAGGAAGAAGAGGTGAAAGAAAAATAG
- a CDS encoding YicC family protein, translating to MLKSMTAFGRANGELPCGLLTIEMKSVNHRYLDISLRLPKKYTPLEERIKKKIASQFSRGRIEIMLQVNGDATRIQNLELDMGLAAAYHKILGRLKEQFDLKGEIELSLMASLKDLILIKEEEIDLEKDWKIMEPILVEGMSSMEQMRIEEGRALYADLIKRLDLLSSLVNDIQNRVPEVIKLYRDKLQERIKTLLEDIEADPMRLAQEVAIMADRSDVTEELVRIRSHFDQFRGLTDTDGAIGRKLDFLIQEMHREANTIGSKAGGDTFISHKVVDIKCELEKMREQVQNVE from the coding sequence GTGCTTAAAAGTATGACGGCCTTTGGTCGGGCCAATGGTGAACTACCGTGTGGACTACTGACTATCGAAATGAAGTCGGTAAACCATAGATATTTAGATATCAGTTTACGGCTCCCCAAAAAATATACACCCCTAGAAGAACGAATCAAGAAAAAGATAGCCTCACAATTTTCCCGGGGCAGAATAGAAATTATGCTCCAGGTTAATGGCGACGCAACAAGGATACAAAACCTCGAGTTGGACATGGGATTGGCTGCTGCCTATCACAAGATTCTAGGCCGCCTGAAGGAACAATTCGACCTTAAGGGGGAGATAGAACTCTCCCTTATGGCTTCCCTTAAGGATCTTATTTTGATAAAAGAGGAAGAGATAGACCTGGAAAAAGATTGGAAGATTATGGAACCAATCCTTGTCGAAGGCATGAGTTCTATGGAACAAATGAGGATAGAGGAGGGTAGGGCGCTTTATGCCGATCTTATAAAACGACTTGACCTCCTTTCTTCTTTGGTTAATGATATACAGAATCGCGTCCCTGAGGTAATAAAGTTGTACAGGGATAAGCTGCAGGAGAGAATTAAGACACTTTTAGAGGATATAGAGGCTGACCCAATGCGTCTTGCCCAGGAGGTAGCCATTATGGCGGACCGTTCTGACGTTACCGAGGAGCTGGTCCGCATAAGAAGTCATTTCGATCAATTCAGGGGATTAACGGATACCGATGGAGCTATAGGCAGAAAACTTGATTTCCTTATCCAGGAAATGCACCGTGAGGCCAATACCATAGGTTCAAAGGCCGGAGGAGATACGTTTATTTCCCACAAGGTTGTGGATATCAAGTGTGAACTGGAAAAGATGCGGGAACAGGTGCAAAATGTAGAGTAG
- a CDS encoding class I SAM-dependent methyltransferase yields the protein MESAPSNCILCNSPNRSVLIQKGDWTAFKCDNCGLGFLDPRPDPTELNQLYKESYFQSHYDKGLQVNSLEMRRRISQEDHRIKFFRSLKKNGRLVDIGCGMGYFLHASRMYGYDVEGVDISDYAASYIMDELKIPVRIGSIGKIDFEDQSVDMITMWHFLEHTHSPEDYLKKAWVWLKPGGLMIVDVPNYEGTDAKKTWAEWTGWSIPYHLYHFTPKTLKGILLKHGFRTIRTKNYHSEYIKNKLEQIPGISLFARLIAKGFSGNSYAVVARKE from the coding sequence ATGGAATCAGCCCCTTCAAACTGCATCCTATGCAACAGTCCAAATCGATCTGTTCTGATTCAAAAGGGAGATTGGACTGCCTTCAAATGTGATAATTGCGGACTAGGTTTTCTTGATCCTCGCCCAGATCCAACAGAATTAAACCAGCTTTATAAAGAAAGTTATTTCCAAAGCCATTATGACAAGGGCTTACAAGTTAACTCTCTCGAAATGAGACGCCGTATCTCCCAGGAGGACCATCGGATCAAGTTTTTTCGTTCATTAAAAAAGAATGGCCGACTTGTCGATATCGGATGCGGCATGGGATATTTTTTGCATGCCTCCCGTATGTATGGATATGACGTAGAGGGGGTAGATATTTCTGATTATGCAGCTTCCTACATAATGGATGAACTTAAAATACCAGTACGGATAGGATCTATTGGAAAAATCGACTTTGAAGACCAATCAGTCGATATGATTACAATGTGGCATTTTTTGGAGCATACCCATAGCCCAGAGGATTACTTGAAAAAAGCCTGGGTGTGGTTAAAACCAGGTGGGCTTATGATAGTCGATGTCCCCAATTATGAAGGAACAGATGCAAAAAAGACCTGGGCTGAGTGGACAGGTTGGTCTATTCCTTACCATCTTTATCATTTTACCCCGAAAACGTTAAAAGGCATATTATTAAAGCATGGTTTTAGAACCATCCGTACAAAGAATTATCATTCGGAGTATATCAAAAACAAGCTGGAGCAGATTCCGGGTATAAGTCTCTTTGCCCGATTAATTGCAAAAGGGTTTTCCGGTAATAGTTATGCCGTGGTCGCACGAAAGGAGTGA
- a CDS encoding glycosyltransferase family 2 protein, translating into MAGYKKVEISIIIVSYNTVDLVGACLDSIKAIDGCSKEIFVVDNASTDGSAIFIKDNYPSVHFITNSENKGFAAANNQALERCQGRYIFFLNPDTKIAHPECLKKLILFMDGNPHIGLAGTKVINPDGTLQESISYRYPGEKYTTNELSGLTGSIACVLGASMIARAEIIKKISGFDEDFFLYGEDQDMCLRIRKLGYEIGYCDSAVVVHLGGQSERNVTSSDKWRKKILAEYVFYKKHYLPETIEKIRRAHLVKAYWRIATLNLTIPFMKDKARAKEKLIKYRVIYHTIKNLVHQLPR; encoded by the coding sequence ATGGCTGGTTATAAAAAAGTAGAAATATCTATCATCATTGTCTCTTATAACACAGTTGACCTTGTCGGAGCCTGCCTTGACTCAATTAAGGCGATCGATGGTTGCAGCAAAGAAATATTTGTTGTTGATAATGCTTCAACTGATGGAAGTGCTATTTTCATCAAAGATAATTATCCATCAGTTCATTTCATTACAAACAGCGAAAATAAGGGATTTGCTGCAGCTAATAACCAAGCACTGGAACGGTGCCAGGGACGCTACATCTTTTTCCTTAATCCAGATACAAAGATTGCGCATCCAGAGTGCTTGAAGAAGCTGATTTTATTCATGGATGGTAATCCTCATATCGGCCTTGCCGGTACGAAAGTCATCAATCCAGACGGGACGTTACAAGAATCCATATCTTACAGATATCCGGGAGAGAAATACACCACTAATGAGCTATCCGGACTAACAGGTTCTATCGCCTGTGTTTTGGGTGCAAGCATGATAGCACGTGCAGAAATAATAAAAAAAATCAGTGGGTTTGATGAAGACTTCTTTCTCTATGGCGAAGATCAGGATATGTGTCTAAGAATTCGAAAGTTAGGATATGAGATTGGTTATTGTGATTCCGCCGTTGTTGTTCATCTGGGAGGACAGAGTGAACGAAACGTTACATCATCAGATAAATGGAGAAAAAAAATTCTTGCAGAATATGTCTTTTATAAAAAGCATTATCTTCCTGAAACAATCGAGAAAATCCGTAGAGCACATTTAGTAAAAGCCTACTGGAGGATAGCAACGCTGAATCTAACGATTCCTTTTATGAAAGACAAGGCAAGGGCAAAGGAAAAACTGATCAAATATCGAGTGATTTATCATACAATAAAGAACCTTGTACATCAATTACCAAGGTAG
- a CDS encoding glycosyltransferase family 4 protein — MIPNVRKIAIVIPKYGLVGGAEGFAAELTERIAQDRRFEVHVFANKWQKNSEHITFHHIPVIGLPKFLTTVSFAYFAGRKISRMDFNLIHAHDRIFDADIFTMHGIPHRIWVREVRKKRMSLFDYATAWAEKKMVTNRRCRTFLAVSNLAKGKFLQEYREVDPDKVQVIHPGVDIQRFQTVDRQLCRQKIRKKIGMDLSDQVILFVSMNFDIKGLDKLMMGLANFKLRHPSERVKLLVVGKGDDEKYKSLAHNLGIKDQVVFSGVVQKELLDQIYPACDIFSILSKFDTFGMSVLEAMAASLPVMISGNVGAKDLVKEGVNGFVIDNTDNADEIASRIVLMMDEEVRTRMGREAFKTALHNTWEAIVDTVLKVYDEEMC; from the coding sequence ATGATCCCGAATGTTCGCAAAATAGCCATTGTCATCCCCAAATATGGTCTGGTGGGCGGGGCGGAGGGATTTGCCGCTGAATTGACGGAAAGGATTGCTCAGGACAGACGATTTGAAGTGCATGTTTTTGCTAATAAATGGCAAAAAAACTCAGAACATATTACCTTTCATCACATTCCGGTTATTGGTCTCCCCAAATTCCTGACCACAGTCAGTTTCGCGTATTTTGCAGGCCGCAAGATATCGAGAATGGACTTTAACTTGATCCACGCCCATGACAGGATTTTTGATGCTGACATATTTACCATGCACGGTATCCCGCACCGAATCTGGGTCCGTGAAGTGCGTAAAAAACGCATGAGCCTTTTTGATTACGCAACGGCTTGGGCCGAAAAAAAAATGGTCACAAACAGAAGATGCCGGACATTTCTTGCCGTATCCAACCTGGCAAAGGGAAAATTCTTACAGGAATATCGAGAGGTTGATCCTGATAAAGTTCAGGTCATTCATCCCGGTGTTGATATCCAAAGATTTCAGACGGTTGATCGACAGCTTTGCCGCCAGAAGATAAGAAAAAAAATTGGCATGGATCTATCAGATCAGGTAATCTTATTTGTTTCTATGAATTTTGATATTAAGGGCCTTGATAAGCTTATGATGGGGTTAGCTAACTTCAAGTTGAGACACCCCTCAGAAAGGGTTAAATTACTGGTCGTAGGAAAAGGTGATGATGAGAAGTACAAAAGTTTGGCTCACAATTTAGGAATAAAAGACCAGGTCGTTTTTTCAGGGGTTGTTCAGAAAGAGCTGCTCGATCAAATTTATCCGGCCTGCGATATCTTTTCCATACTTTCGAAATTTGATACCTTTGGAATGTCCGTACTTGAGGCTATGGCGGCTTCCTTGCCGGTCATGATTAGCGGAAACGTAGGGGCAAAGGATCTAGTGAAAGAGGGGGTTAACGGATTTGTTATTGATAATACAGACAATGCAGATGAAATCGCCAGCAGAATTGTTTTGATGATGGATGAGGAAGTCAGGACCAGGATGGGCAGGGAAGCATTCAAAACAGCACTCCATAATACATGGGAGGCAATAGTGGATACGGTTTTGAAGGTATATGATGAGGAGATGTGTTAA
- a CDS encoding DUF4416 family protein: MSKPKPSPPAKLLVSIIAKDEALINETIKALADRWGDVDFISEVLPFDQTDYYNTELGAPLVRRFAAVEKLIDPYLLPDLKHETNAAEMEGALEGRRQVNIDPGYIVAERLILATGKNYTHRIYLGKGIYADLTLIYSKGGFQTLPWTYPDYASQKVRTIMEQIRRKYLFQLK, translated from the coding sequence ATGAGCAAGCCAAAACCTTCCCCTCCAGCCAAACTTTTGGTGAGCATTATAGCTAAGGACGAAGCCCTGATTAATGAGACTATAAAGGCCTTGGCCGACCGATGGGGCGATGTGGACTTCATAAGCGAAGTTTTGCCTTTTGATCAGACGGATTATTATAACACAGAGCTGGGCGCTCCTCTTGTGCGGCGGTTTGCCGCCGTTGAAAAGCTGATAGACCCTTATCTCCTGCCAGACCTTAAACATGAGACCAATGCCGCGGAGATGGAAGGGGCCTTGGAAGGCAGGCGACAGGTAAATATTGATCCGGGGTACATAGTGGCCGAAAGGTTGATTCTGGCCACGGGTAAGAACTATACCCATCGTATTTACCTGGGCAAGGGGATTTATGCTGATCTCACCCTCATCTACAGTAAGGGCGGGTTTCAGACCCTGCCCTGGACATATCCGGATTATGCCAGTCAGAAGGTGAGGACGATCATGGAACAGATCCGGCGAAAATATCTTTTTCAGTTAAAATAG
- a CDS encoding glycosyltransferase, whose product MIVNDPFKKYRKQFRAWKNKRRLERELDHYNSIFASRHLTIPDDRAIRHTIKQKIPRLKAKRRGELHILAIYHHYNWENESLKPALAKFGTVRHYDWFDEFNHQQKDWHKSVKAAMNEDLVNRIGRWVKEDNIDVIFTYLSGELVTPETMQALRAFGVPMLNLALNDKEHFVGKIRQDQAMGSRDICRYFDLCWTSTEDALKKYCVEGALPVYLPEGANPEIHRPCDVDKTIDVSFVGQCYGNRPAVIERLKEQGIKVEPYGYGWPNGPLSTEDMVRMYSRSKINLGFGGVVGHKDTYCLKGRDFEIPMSGGLYLTEYNRELEQFYDLGTDIVTYTGLEDLVSKIQDLLSNPEKAEAIRKSGYRRAHREHTWEMRFERIFRLMGLI is encoded by the coding sequence ATGATCGTGAACGATCCGTTTAAGAAATATAGAAAGCAATTCAGGGCCTGGAAAAACAAAAGGAGGTTGGAACGGGAACTCGACCATTATAATTCGATATTTGCATCACGCCATCTCACCATACCTGATGATCGGGCTATCCGGCATACCATAAAACAGAAAATTCCCCGTTTAAAAGCAAAACGAAGGGGTGAACTGCACATCCTTGCCATTTATCATCATTATAACTGGGAGAACGAATCCCTGAAGCCTGCCCTTGCAAAGTTCGGCACTGTTCGACATTATGACTGGTTTGATGAGTTCAACCATCAACAAAAGGACTGGCACAAATCGGTAAAAGCAGCTATGAACGAGGATCTCGTCAATCGCATAGGACGGTGGGTCAAAGAAGATAATATCGATGTGATTTTTACTTATCTTTCCGGGGAACTGGTAACACCGGAGACCATGCAGGCACTAAGGGCCTTTGGCGTTCCCATGCTTAATCTCGCCCTGAATGACAAGGAACATTTTGTGGGAAAAATCAGACAGGATCAGGCCATGGGTTCCCGGGACATTTGCCGTTATTTCGACCTTTGCTGGACAAGCACCGAGGATGCGCTGAAAAAGTATTGTGTGGAAGGGGCTCTTCCAGTTTATCTGCCGGAAGGCGCTAACCCTGAGATTCACAGGCCATGTGACGTAGATAAAACCATTGATGTGTCCTTCGTAGGGCAATGTTATGGAAACCGTCCAGCAGTCATTGAGAGGCTTAAAGAGCAAGGCATCAAGGTTGAACCTTACGGCTATGGTTGGCCGAATGGCCCGCTATCCACGGAAGACATGGTGCGTATGTATTCAAGAAGCAAGATAAACCTCGGGTTTGGCGGAGTAGTGGGGCACAAGGATACCTACTGCCTCAAGGGCAGAGATTTTGAGATTCCCATGAGCGGTGGATTATATCTGACTGAGTATAATCGGGAACTGGAACAATTCTATGATCTGGGCACGGATATTGTGACATATACCGGCCTTGAAGATCTTGTTTCAAAAATTCAAGACCTTCTTTCCAATCCTGAAAAGGCCGAGGCCATAAGAAAGAGCGGGTATCGGCGCGCCCACCGCGAACATACCTGGGAGATGAGGTTCGAGCGGATATTTAGGTTAATGGGGCTGATTTGA
- the rfaE1 gene encoding D-glycero-beta-D-manno-heptose-7-phosphate kinase, whose product MTGLDKEKLKEAVNRFHAVKIMVIGDVMMDEFIWGKVSRISPEAPIPVVDVRDESRMLGGAGNVVHNICSLSAKASLCAVVGRDEMGRRVVRELRKLGCTTEGIVVEELRPTTVKTRIVAHGQQVVRFDRENREKISKESIKKILYCVRDNLADISAVIISDYAKGVICPKLMDGLRALLSKNKVIWAVDPKVRDVRLFKGVTIFTPNQLEAESITGIRIDSDESLTRAGEKLKKLVQCKAALVTRGEAGMALIEKGQGMYFIPTVAKEVYDVTGAGDTVIATMTMGLAAGLTPREAATLANFAAGIVVGKIGTATVRAVELINAITNL is encoded by the coding sequence ATGACAGGCCTTGATAAAGAAAAATTGAAGGAAGCTGTTAACCGTTTTCACGCCGTAAAAATCATGGTTATCGGCGATGTCATGATGGACGAATTTATATGGGGCAAGGTATCCCGCATCTCTCCTGAGGCCCCGATACCGGTGGTTGATGTAAGGGATGAGTCCCGGATGCTGGGAGGGGCGGGAAACGTAGTGCACAATATCTGCTCGCTCAGCGCAAAGGCATCTCTTTGTGCGGTCGTGGGCAGGGATGAGATGGGACGCCGCGTGGTCAGGGAATTACGGAAACTCGGCTGTACTACTGAGGGCATCGTGGTCGAGGAATTGAGGCCGACTACGGTCAAGACACGTATCGTAGCCCATGGACAGCAGGTAGTGCGTTTTGACCGGGAGAACCGGGAAAAAATATCAAAAGAGAGTATCAAGAAAATCTTATACTGTGTCCGCGACAACCTTGCCGATATCTCTGCCGTTATAATTTCAGACTACGCCAAGGGAGTGATCTGTCCAAAGTTGATGGATGGCTTAAGGGCCCTTCTGTCCAAAAATAAGGTTATCTGGGCCGTGGATCCCAAGGTGCGGGATGTGCGCCTCTTCAAGGGTGTGACTATTTTTACCCCAAACCAGCTTGAGGCGGAAAGCATAACGGGTATCAGGATTGATTCAGACGAATCACTAACCCGGGCCGGGGAAAAACTAAAGAAGCTGGTCCAATGCAAGGCCGCCCTTGTTACCCGTGGAGAGGCCGGCATGGCGCTTATCGAGAAAGGGCAGGGGATGTATTTCATCCCCACGGTGGCCAAAGAGGTTTATGATGTCACGGGGGCCGGGGACACGGTGATTGCTACTATGACCATGGGACTTGCTGCCGGCCTTACCCCGCGCGAGGCAGCCACCCTGGCTAATTTTGCCGCCGGCATCGTGGTAGGGAAAATTGGCACGGCTACTGTACGGGCGGTGGAATTGATAAATGCCATTACTAACCTGTAA